In a single window of the Pseudochaenichthys georgianus unplaced genomic scaffold, fPseGeo1.2 scaffold_2215_arrow_ctg1, whole genome shotgun sequence genome:
- the LOC117441947 gene encoding uncharacterized protein, translated as MCVFTCPNVCVHLSECVCSPVRMCVFRAIIREIGLQGKVSTYQMAKKWDNLKRRYKDLKYPPVGMENMSDSASSWPWFQLMNDAMEGRLTSSAPLLTPVTHDDDDHPSPKHRPRSSLPPLPLPPLPLPPLPLPQSSTDFVDEAFGGDDGGDDGGDDGGDDGGDDGGDDGGDDGGDDGANEAQLGGLEREWEMVEREREALEREREMVERERATVERERATVERERATVQTERLWLERERETLGREREALDQRALMMNSVGHSGHLNALM; from the exons ATGTGTGTGTTCACCTGTCCGAATGTGTGTGTTCACCTGTCCGAATGTGTGTGTTCACCTGTCcgaatgtgtgtgttcagggcGATCATCAGGGAGATCGGGTTGCAGGGGAAAGTCTCGACCTATCAGATGGCCAAGAAATGGGACAATCTGAAGAGGAGATATAAG gACCTAAAGTACCCTCCTGTTGGGATGGAAAACATGTCGGACAGCGCCTCCTCCTGGCCGTGGTTCCAGTTGATGAACGACGCCATGGAGGGCCGTCTGACGAGCAGCGCCCCCCTCCTCACCCCCGTAACCCATGACGACGACGACCATCCCTCCCCCAAACATCGCCCTCGCTCCTCCCTTCCtccccttcctcttcctccccttcctcttcctccccttcctcttcctcaatCCTCCACAGACTTCGTAGATGAGGCGTTTGGTGGCGACGATGGAGGCGACGATGGTGGCGACGATGGAGGCGACGATGGAGGCGACGATGGAGGCGACGATGGAGGCGACGATGGAGGCGACGATGGGGCAAACGAGGCTCAGCTGGGAGGCCTGGAGAGAGAGTGGGAGatggtggagagagagagggaggcgctggagagagagagggagatggtggagagagagagagcgacggtggagagagagagagcgaccgtggagagagagagagcgacggTGCAGACGGAGAGACTGTggctggagagagagagggagacgcTCGGGCGAGAGAGAGAGGCGCTGGATCAGAGGGCGCTGATGATGAACTCTGTGGGGCATTCAGGACACCTCAACGCCCTCATGTAG